Part of the Pseudomonas abietaniphila genome is shown below.
CACGGTTATTCGCCAGACAAAAAAAAGGCGCGGTCTGCAGACCGCGCCTTTCCCATTTCAGCGTCGAGCTATCAGTTCTTGCTGTCTGCCGCCGGAGCCGCCGGGGTTGCGGCCTTGTCGGTCGCAGGCTTGGCCGGGGCTTTCTTGGCGGCGTCGGTCTTTGCCGGCGCCTTGTGCGTCGCAGCCGGTTTGGCCGGCGCTTTTTTCACGGTTTCTTTTTTGGTCGACTCTTTCTTCACCGGTGCCTTTTTCGCCGGCTCGACAACCGCAGGCTTGGCAGGCTCGACCACTGGAGCAGGTGGCGGCGTAACCGGAGCCGGTGCTGGCGCAGGTGCCGGAGCAGGCTCTGGCGCTTTCTCGGCCGGTTTCGGCTCAGGCTTGGAACCGCCGAACATGTTCGAGAAGAAACCGCCAATACCACCGCTGCTTTCTTTGGCAGCTGGCTCAGGTGCTTTAGGCGGCGCGACCTTCACCGGCTCGAACGACTTGCCAGCCGCCAGGTCCTGAACCTGACCGGCCGCACGTTGACCGGTGCGCAGTGCGCCTTCCAGCGTGCCAGGGTACAAGGTATCGGTGTGTTCACCAGCGAAGGTGATGCGTTGCAGAGGCTTCTCCCACAGGCGCCAGTATTTGCTGATCTGACCCGGCCCAAATGCCAGATAGGCGCCACCGGTGGAAGGATCGACGCTGGAGCGACGGATTTCATAGCCGGTGAACGCGCCGCGTGCTTGTGGATAGAAGGCGTGCAGACGAATCAGCACCTGATCCGCCAGTTGCTTGTCGCCGAACGCCTGCATGATCCGGGCATTGTCGCCCGCCAGGTTGATAATGACGTTCGCGCCGCCCTTCAGGGCAGGTTCGATCCACAGCATGCCAAGGCCGGTGTTGCTGTAGATTTCACCCGACATGCGCGCCTTGCTCTCCCAGACAGGCGTCTTGAACTTGAGCATGATCTGGTCATGCCAGCCGTAGTTGGTACTCTTGATCGCGCCTTGGTGCTGGGCATCCAGCGCCGGGGTCAGCTGAATCTTGCTCAGCGCCCGCAGCGGCACGGCCAGTACGACGTATTCCGCTTCATAACCCACCGACCCGACCTTGACGGTCACGCCGTCCTTGTCCTGGTTGATGGCCGAAACCGGCGAGTTGGTCTTGATCACTTTCAGCTGTTTGACGAACTCTTCGGCCAACACCACGCTGCCGCCTGGCAGGCGCGCTGCACGACGGTCTCGATCGTCGACGTTGAGATTGACCCGCGATTGCTGCGCCAGGTACAGCAGAGACAGACGCGAAGGCTCGTCGTAACGGGTACGAATCTGCTGGCTGATCAACTGACGCGCGGTCGGCGGCAGGTTCAGACGGTCCAGCCAGTTAGAGACGTTGATCTGATCCAGCGCGAACAGCGTGCTGTTGGCAGCCGGGTTTTCCGGATCGGTGATCGAACGCGCGATGTCGTTCAGCGCCGCTTCATAACGCTTCACGGCTTCAGCGGTGGCTGGCTGCTTGGTCGCCAGATCTGCGGCAGAAAAATACTCGCCTTCGATCAGATAACCCGGTGTACGCACGAAATCAGGCGCGGGCACAGGCTTGAGCTTGAAGCGGTCCAGGTACTGATTGAGCACCGGCTGCGCCTTGGCATTGCCGATCCACTCGCTGCCCGCCAGGCCCGAACGACCACCGACGGTCGGTTTGGCTTCGAGCAAGGTCACTTGCCAGCCTTTGTTTTGCAGCTCGTAAGCCGCCGTAAGGCCTGCCAGACCGCCACCGACGACAATCGCCGTATGCGGCTTATCCACGGCGAGCGCCGAAGCGCTGACCAGCCCAACCATCACCAGCGCACAGGCGCGCAGCCAACCAGAAAGCATTCAGCGAACTCCGGAATGAAACAGGGGAATTGTCGGATTTTGTTGTCCGATTCTTCGAAGAGCGCGAAGGATACGCCAGCCGTGAAAGGCCCGCCAGCAATGTCCGTCGGGCTCGTTTCTGGCGCCCGCCGTGCGTGAAAGAATGCGCTAAAGGTTGTCCCTGCGTGACGCATTGCATAGGCTTGCGCGATTGTTTGCCCTCGCGATGAGCGAGTCGTCACCAGGAGATTACCGATGGGCCTTAACGACCAGTGGATGCAGCGCGACCTTAAAGTCCTGTGGCATCCCTGCACCCAGATGAAAGACCACGAAAACCTGCCGCTGATCCCGATCAAGCGCGGGGAAGGCGTCTGGCTGGAGGACTTTGAAGGCAAGCGTTACCTCGACGCCGTCAGTTCCTGGTGGGTCAACGTCTTCGGCCACGCCAACCCACGGATCAACCAGCGCATCAAGGATCAGGTCGATCAGCTGGAACACGTGATTCTGGCCGGTTTCAGTCATCAGCCGGTCATCGAACTGTCCGAGCGCCTGGTGGCGATGACGCCCGAAGGGCTGACGCGTTGCTTCTACGCCGATAACGGGTCGTCCTGCATCGAAGTTGCGCTGAAAATGAGCTTTCACTACTGGCTTAACCGCGGCAAGCCGAACAAGAAACGCTACGTCACGCTGACCAACAGCTACCACGGCGAAACCGTGGCGGCGATGTCGGTGGGTGATGTGCCGTTGTTCACCGAGACCTACAAAGCGCTGCTGCTGGACACCATCAAGGTGCCGAGCCCTGACTGCTACCACCGCCCCGACGGCGTGAGCTGGGAAGAACACACCCGCACGATGTTTGCGGTGATGGAGCAGACGCTGGCCGATAACCACGACACCGTCGCGGCCGTGATCATCGAGCCGTTGATCCAGGGCGCGGGCGGCATGCGCATGTACGACCCGATCTACCTGAAGTTGCTGCGCGAGGCCTGCGACCGTTACGGCGTGCATCTGATTCACGATGAAATTGCGGTAGGCTTCGGTCGCACCGGGACCATGTTCGCCTGTGAGCAGGCGGGCATCCGGCCTGACTTCCTTTGTCTGTCCAAGGCGTTGACCGGCGGTTACCTGCCGCTGGCGGCGTGCATCACCACCGATGACGTCTACGATGCGTTCTATGACGACTACCCGACGTTGCGCGCCTTCCTGCATTCGCACAGTTACACCGGCAACCCGCTGGCCTGCGCCGCAGCCCTGGCGACGCTGGACATCTTCGAGCAGGACAACGTCATCGAGAACAACAAGGCGCTGGCACAGCGGATGAAAACCGCGACCGCGCATCTGGCGGATCATCCGAATGTCGCGGAAGTGCGTCAGACCGGCATGGCCGTTGCGATCGAGATGGTGCAGGACAAAGCGAGCAAGACGGCTTACCCGTGGCAGGAGCGCCGCGGCCTGAAAGTCTTCGAGCACGCGCTGACCCGTGGCGCGCTGCTCCGACCTCTGGGCAGCGTGGTGTATTTCCTGCCGCCTTACGTGATCACGCCAGAGCAGATCGACTTCCTGGCCGAAGTGGCCAGCGAAGGTATCGACATCGCGACACGCAGCAGTGTCAGCGTGGCGGTGAGAGAGAACTTCCACCCGGATTTTCGTGACCCGGGCTGACCCCTCGACGCCGATCATCAACCTGTGGGAGCGAATTCATTCGCGAGAGGCCCGTTCAGTCGACACATCTTCCTCGCCTGAAAGTTCGCATCGCGAATGAATTCGCTCCCACAGAGAAAAAACGCAGTACCTGAAGAATTCACAGAGAAACAACCATGAGACTCTCCCGCTTTTTCATCGACGCCACCCTGAGCCTCGGTGAACACGAACTGCCCGAAGCACAAGCGCACTACATCGGTCGGGTACTGCGCATGGCCGAAGGCGATGCGGTGCAGCTGTTCGACGGCTCGGGCACGGAGTTCCGCGCCACGCTGGTGGAAGTCGGCAAGAAGCAGGTCCGGGTGCAGGTCACCGAAAGCTTTCCGGGTCTGGCCGAATCTGCGTTGAACATCCACCTGGGCCAGGGACTGTCCCGCGGCGAGCGCATGGACTGGGCGATTCAGAAAGCCACCGAGCTGGGCGTCACGCAGATCACCCCGATCGTCAGCGAACGCTGCGAGGTCCGTCTCAAGGATGAACGCGCTGAGAAGCGTCAGGCCCATTGGCAGCAGATCGCGATCAGTGCCTGCGAGCAGTGCGGTCGTTCCGTCGTGCCGGTGGTCAATCCTCCCGTAACGCTGGCGGATTGGCTAAAGCACACGGAGGCCGATTTGAAGCTGGTGTTGCACCCGGTGGCCGAGCCATTGGTCAGCCATGAGAAGCCTTCGACGCTGGCATTTCTGATCGGACCGGAAGGCGGGCTGAACGACGCCGAAGTCGATCAGGCGCAGGATGCCGGCTTCCACGCCGCACGCCTCGGCCCTCGTGTATTGCGCACCGAAACCGCACCGGTGGTGGCGTTGAGCGTGGCGCAGCAGTTGTGGGGCGATTTCTAGCTTAACGCTGCACTGATCAGCGCTGTGGGAGCGAATTCATTCGCGAAAAAACGTACATCCGGTGGAAACAGGTCGGGTGTACCGGCCAATCGCGAATGAATTCGCTCCCACAGGTTTCGAGGCCGTTCAAAAAAACGGCTCGAATGCCAGGCATCACTCCGGCAGCTCCGACTGCCGACGCCGCGCTTTCGCAGGCTCTGGCCGGGCGCAGGGCAGGAACTCCCCTCTCCCCGGTGTGCCCAATGCGCTGCCATCCCAGACCATTTCCCCTCGGGCGAAGGTCATCGCGGGCCAGGCACTCAAATGCATACCCTCGTACGGGGTGTAATCGACATTGTGGTGCAGCAGCGAATTGCTCAGTTCCAGATCAAGCCCTTCGTCCCAGATCACCAGATCGGCGTCTGAGCCGATCGCAATGCTGCCTTTGCGCGGATACAAACCGTAGAGCCTCGCGGCGTTGGTCGCGGTCAGGGCGACAAATTCCTGCGGGCTGATCCGTCCCTTGCGAACGCCCTCCGACCACAACAGCGCCATGCGCGTTTCGATGCCAGGAATGCCGTTGGCAACCTCCGAAAAAGGCGCATCCGCACCGTGGGCCCGCTTGCCGTCCGATCCTTCGTAGCGAAACGGCGCGTGATCCGAAGAAAACACCTCGAACGAGCCATTCTGCAGGCCGTCCCAGATTACCTGCTGGTTCCCTGCGTCCCTGGGCGGCGGGCTGCAGATGCATTTCGCGCCCTCAAAACTGTCGTCGCAGCCCAGTGAATCCGCCGTCAGAAACAGATACTGCGGACAGGTTTCGCCATACACCTTCAAGCCCTGGCTCTGCGCCCAGCGAATCTGCTCGATGGCTTCGCGGCCTGATACGTG
Proteins encoded:
- a CDS encoding adenosylmethionine--8-amino-7-oxononanoate transaminase codes for the protein MGLNDQWMQRDLKVLWHPCTQMKDHENLPLIPIKRGEGVWLEDFEGKRYLDAVSSWWVNVFGHANPRINQRIKDQVDQLEHVILAGFSHQPVIELSERLVAMTPEGLTRCFYADNGSSCIEVALKMSFHYWLNRGKPNKKRYVTLTNSYHGETVAAMSVGDVPLFTETYKALLLDTIKVPSPDCYHRPDGVSWEEHTRTMFAVMEQTLADNHDTVAAVIIEPLIQGAGGMRMYDPIYLKLLREACDRYGVHLIHDEIAVGFGRTGTMFACEQAGIRPDFLCLSKALTGGYLPLAACITTDDVYDAFYDDYPTLRAFLHSHSYTGNPLACAAALATLDIFEQDNVIENNKALAQRMKTATAHLADHPNVAEVRQTGMAVAIEMVQDKASKTAYPWQERRGLKVFEHALTRGALLRPLGSVVYFLPPYVITPEQIDFLAEVASEGIDIATRSSVSVAVRENFHPDFRDPG
- the hydA gene encoding dihydropyrimidinase, producing MQAFDLVIRNANVVTAADSFLCDIGIRSGRIAALGLDLQGAAQEVDARGRTVTPGGVDSHVHLDQPTGDGSVMADDFESGTRSAACGGTTTVIPFACQQKGQSLRAAVEDYHRRADGRALIDYAFHLIVTDPTEDVLRRELPELIAEGYTSFKIYMTYDALKLNDRQILETLSVARAQGAMVMLHAENSDCIAWLTERLLAAGHSAPRYHATSRPMLVEREATHRAIALAELVDVPILIVHVSGREAIEQIRWAQSQGLKVYGETCPQYLFLTADSLGCDDSFEGAKCICSPPPRDAGNQQVIWDGLQNGSFEVFSSDHAPFRYEGSDGKRAHGADAPFSEVANGIPGIETRMALLWSEGVRKGRISPQEFVALTATNAARLYGLYPRKGSIAIGSDADLVIWDEGLDLELSNSLLHHNVDYTPYEGMHLSAWPAMTFARGEMVWDGSALGTPGRGEFLPCARPEPAKARRRQSELPE
- a CDS encoding FAD-dependent oxidoreductase — encoded protein: MLSGWLRACALVMVGLVSASALAVDKPHTAIVVGGGLAGLTAAYELQNKGWQVTLLEAKPTVGGRSGLAGSEWIGNAKAQPVLNQYLDRFKLKPVPAPDFVRTPGYLIEGEYFSAADLATKQPATAEAVKRYEAALNDIARSITDPENPAANSTLFALDQINVSNWLDRLNLPPTARQLISQQIRTRYDEPSRLSLLYLAQQSRVNLNVDDRDRRAARLPGGSVVLAEEFVKQLKVIKTNSPVSAINQDKDGVTVKVGSVGYEAEYVVLAVPLRALSKIQLTPALDAQHQGAIKSTNYGWHDQIMLKFKTPVWESKARMSGEIYSNTGLGMLWIEPALKGGANVIINLAGDNARIMQAFGDKQLADQVLIRLHAFYPQARGAFTGYEIRRSSVDPSTGGAYLAFGPGQISKYWRLWEKPLQRITFAGEHTDTLYPGTLEGALRTGQRAAGQVQDLAAGKSFEPVKVAPPKAPEPAAKESSGGIGGFFSNMFGGSKPEPKPAEKAPEPAPAPAPAPAPVTPPPAPVVEPAKPAVVEPAKKAPVKKESTKKETVKKAPAKPAATHKAPAKTDAAKKAPAKPATDKAATPAAPAADSKN
- a CDS encoding 16S rRNA (uracil(1498)-N(3))-methyltransferase; translation: MRLSRFFIDATLSLGEHELPEAQAHYIGRVLRMAEGDAVQLFDGSGTEFRATLVEVGKKQVRVQVTESFPGLAESALNIHLGQGLSRGERMDWAIQKATELGVTQITPIVSERCEVRLKDERAEKRQAHWQQIAISACEQCGRSVVPVVNPPVTLADWLKHTEADLKLVLHPVAEPLVSHEKPSTLAFLIGPEGGLNDAEVDQAQDAGFHAARLGPRVLRTETAPVVALSVAQQLWGDF